ACTCCCGTTTCCTGAGGACACCCCAGAACTTCATGTCAGGCAAAGCTTATGTCCTCCCCTCAACATTCACCTGTACCTCCAGGGACAAAAGCAACAGAAGAGACTGGCCTTTACCCAGGTGGCATTTTATTCAGATGAAGCTTGGAGATGCCCTCTTTACTGAAGACCACTTCCCCTGTGCcctgggaagagaggaaatgCAGGAGAAAGTGGAGGGGTAAGGAGgtgaggcagaggggctgggcagaCAGACGGGCCCCAGAGTTTagtgagggaggtggagggagaaggcAAATGGATGCTGATCTAGCTCTAAGGAGACACATTTCCATGGCAGCCCCTGATCTGGACCAGTTGAGCCCATCCTAGAGAGGAAGGGGCTCCGATCTCAGAGGACAGGGATGAAGGGGCCACGGGGACATGGCATGAAGAAGGTCACCAAGAACAGAGCTCCTCCCACTGAGAACACAGCTGCCTAAGCAGGCAACTGGGAATTGTGGGGGTCAACCAGAAAAGCCCTGAGTCTCAGTCTCAGGAGAACTGCTTGGGTGGTCGGAAGCAACCTTCATGCAATGAAACTGAGGGTTCTCTGAAGGGATGGGACCCCAGGTGCTGCCCCAGATTGTGGGTCCTGATTCACCTCACTGGGGCAGTTTGAATGCATAATCCTCTCCACCTTCACCTCCTATTTTAACCCGAGATCTTCTTTCCATTTCAGCTCAGAGAATTCCCAGCCAAAGCAGATGGACTCCAGGCTGCCTTTAGGacaattttaaagcaagaaaaattcaGGGTCAGAGTCACCCTGGAGTGTAGATGAGACAGTGCCATTTCCTCGCATTCAGCAAACATTGTAGCTCAAAATGCAAGCTTGGGGGCCAGTCCTGTCATGGTTCTGATGGGATATAGGGtcgtttacagatgaagagaaacGTATTGTCACAGGAGGCATCATTCCACGACCGAAGTGAGGACTGCTTTATATTGGCACAATGTTCGTTGTTCCCAGTGTTGTTGGGCTCACCCGGAATCCAGAAcctaccaaaagaaaaaacaaagaaaaatgtattttcagggAATAAATGAGTGACTTCAACCCCAGCTTTGGTCCTGGATGATAGCGTAGCAAGTCTTTGCAGCCATGCCCGAGAGGAAGGGGACTGGTGAGCTGTCAACCTCTGTGTCTGCAATTGCCCCCCAAGTCAAGGCCAAGTCAGCCCACCCATCTCGAAGCCCTGCACAAACCCACAGTGCAATGACCTAGACTTAGAAGGGGGTCCCTGCCAAGGCTGGGTGGACGGCCATGCTGCCAAGCCCCGGAAGGCATGGATAGGCCAAGGGTTTGTTCCTGGTCCCACAGCTGATTGTGGTAAGGATCAGCTCAATCTCTGTTCAGTGCTCCTGCCACCCGAGAACAGAGAAAAACCACAAACCCTATGGGTGGGGGGAACATTACTCCACTCCTCCAGCCCTGGTCCTGTCCCAAGGAAAGTCAGCCTGGGAAGGGGGGCTCTCCGGGCTTACCTCGCACTCTGGACCTTGTTGAATGGGGTATCATCCACCCAGTACCAGTCCCCCTCACTTCCTGCTTTGGTCAGGCCAATCCAGTATAAAAGTCCGCCTGCCATCTTGTAGAGAAACTCCTGCAGGAAAGACAGAATGAGCAGAGGTTCTGCGACGACTCAGAGTTGGAGCATCTGTCTCTCTGGGTGTTCATCCGTCCTCTGCGACAGCCCCGGAACCCACAGTCATATCACTCACACTGACCTCTCTCaagcctcttcccctccctgccactcACAGACTCGGGACTCAAGCATTTGTATCCCTCGGGAGGCAGGTGCTGGAGTACAAGAAAGACTCAGCTAAACCCCAGAGCAGGAGCCCTGGAGAATGGCTCAGGTAATGACAGCTAAATTTAGTGAGCACTTAATAAGTGCAAGGCACTAGGCCTTCACgtgcatttactcatttattctccGAGGCAGGCACTTTATCATGTATGTTTCATCGATGAATAGGCTGGGGCCTAATGAAGGTGAGTGATGCACCCAGGGCTCTAGGACTAGCTAGGGGCAGGGTCAGGACTCTAgattctgactccagagcccatgttctgacctgcttttccagcccaccTCCAGATGAAGGGAGCTTGTTCAATCTTCTCCCTCACCAGGTGGGGGGATGTCTTGGGCTAGACAGTGTCGTTAACACTATTCACAAATCTTTCTGTTTGGGGGGCACATGGAAAGATTGTACTATCCTGCCCTCTTTGGTGCTAGGAATGTTGCCtcatttgctttggccaatgaaatgtgagcagaagtgatgtctGTTATTTCCAGGCAGAAGCTTTCAGAGCCAACACACAATTTGCcatgttctcttttctcatcttaGCAATTGTGGAAACATATGCTGAGATGAAGTCTCCTTTGGCTTGGCTCCTGGAGTAACCACAATGAGCAGAACCCCTGGCCACTTGTAGGACATGTAGTGTATAAGTGAGAAGTAATTCTGAAGAATTAttgatatttgggttttttttcaccATAGCATAATCTTGCCCATCCTCAATGATACAGCTAAAAATACACCCCTTCCTAGAGCCCACAGGACAGCACTCACCTGTTCACTCTCTGAGGTCACTGAGGTCAGGTGTGAATTCCTGGACATACAGAACTGCTCGGCACTGTACCATGTCTTTGAAATTCGAGAAAAGTAATAGAAGTTCCCCCTGAAGTACTTCCAGCCTTGAGAAGCTGCCTGTAGAATGTCATCTGGGGAACAAGGGTGAAATGTGAACACTGGTGTTTCTGTTATCTCTGTGCTGGCTAGGCAGGGTTACTTGAATGGGATCCCAGAGACAGAGTGAATGCGGCTGGGCGCTGAGGTCTTTGGTTCCTTGTAAGAGTTTAGGGACACTCCCTCAGATCCTGAAAGTCTGAGTGAGACTGGTAAGATCtccaggctcagagaagggagagtgAGAGAGGATGGATCAAGAATCAGTCTCTGTaaacaccccagtgttcacagcagcgctatttacaatagccaagacacaggagcaacctaaatatctatcaacagacaactggattaagaagttgtggtatatctatacaatggaatactactcagccataaaaagaatgaaataataccatttgcagcaacatggatggacctggagattgttattctaagtgaagtaagccagaaagagaaagaaaaatatcatatcacttatatgtgaaaggcacaaatgaacttatctacaaaacagaaagagattcatacacataggaaacaaacttatggttaccaggggggaataggggtgggaagggataaactgggagtttgagatttgcagatattaactactatatatataatagataaatgacaactttatactgtatagcacagggaactatattcaatatcttgtagtaatttatagtgaaaaaatatgaaaacaaatatatgtatgttcctatatgactgaagtattgtgctgtacacaagaaattgacacattgtaaactgactatacttcaatataaatgaaaaaaggctcaatCTCTCCACAAGGGATGAGTAATTCTCCATGCGCCGTCACAAGTGACTGAGCCCCTGGGCTCTAGGTAAGGAGCTAATGGAAAATGGCTAGGTGTGGGTCAGAACAGAGGGACTCGGTAATGCCATCACATTCCATGCCTTGGTGTGGGCACCGAGGCTGGGCCCTGGTCCCTTCCCTCCTGAACAGCCCCTAAGCCCATCTCATGCTGAGCCCTCTCTTCTTAACTGGAGCCGTGCCTgcccagctcctctctctcttccctccacaccCCAGCCCCATGGCCTCATGCCTGAAATTGGCAAGGTCCTACAGGCCACAGGTCAGCTTGCAACGTTCTTTCCCAGGTCACTTACTTTGCTGTTTGAGCAACTTGCTGATGTTCTCTAAACTGCCCTGGAGTCCCTGGACCTTTGCATTTAAAGCGCTGGCTTTGTCCAGATCTCTTTGTAACCCTGGGATTTGGGCATTTAACTTATCAGCTGCTTCCCAACTACTTGTTAGTGTCTGGATCCGTGCATTGGCTTCCTTCACACCGGTTTCCAGCCTCCGGATCTGAGATCGCATGTGATCCAGGCTGGCATTCACCATCTGGACCTGCACGCCAGCTGCTTCCACGCCGCCTCTGTTCCTCTTAACTTCAGAACTCAGGGCACTGATGTTGTCCACACGGCTTTCCAGCACCTGGGCATTGGTCTTGACATCTGATATTGTGCCCAGAAACCAGGGATCTGGATTTGAGAAGGTCAAGAGGTCAGCCAAGGGGAACCCCAGGGGCTGAAAGGAGGTGTTGCCAGGGTGGTAAAAGGAATGGAAAGGATGCACTCAAGTTTCCCAAGGATCCAACCCAAGGAGCAGTGGCCTGCCCTTCACTAATTTATAATGTACTCATTCATAATGTACTCATTCAACACACGTGCCGTGGGCATCTTCCATGTGCCAGGAGCTCTGGTAGATGCAGATGATGCAAAGATTGATAAAACACAGGCTCTCTGTTAGAGGACCTCACAGGCCAGCAGAAGTAGGGATTGGAACCCAGTCCCAAATTTTCTTGGAGTGTTCAGGGCACATTTGGTAAAGGGCTGCCTTCCATCACCCCCTTGTCGCCCTTGCCACATCCCTCTGGGCCCCATCACTTGATTCCCAGCCCTCTCTTTACAGAGACACCTGCAGGGGCCCCCAGCTAGGGCAGCACCACCCCTCCCATGACTGCCCATAGTCCCTTCATGGCCATGGGAGGGACCAGTCATGCAGACTTCTAATCTGGAAGTGGCTTCTCcaaagaaagaacatgaaaagggagAGTTCTGAATCCattcctccccttcccttgtCCCACCCCTGTCACACTCTGCTCAGGCCACAGGCTCAGGTGCCGtagaagaaaccaaaagaaaccaAATGGGTTCAAAGCAGAGGAGACTCTGCTCAGAGCCTGCCAGTCCAAGACTGGAGATATCCCGAAGCCTTGAAGGGAGAAGACagaccttccttctctctgctttctggagACCTAATGAGAGAAAGAAACTTCTACCAGCAGCAGAGGCCATGAGGCTTGGCAAAGCCAGAAGAGGATGAAAGATGAGTCACTCGTCCAGTGAAGAAGTGAGAAATCTCCCTTGACATAATCTTTGTGGGAACCGGAGGATGAAAGGAGGATGAAGGGGTCctggtgaggggtgaggggcgTGAACTGTGGAGATCTGTTGGTTTGCTGGTCAGGTTCTCCATCTAGTAGCAGGGGCTGAGGATACAATTGGGACTCCATCCCCTGTAGGGTCAGGAAACATCCTGCTCACTGGTGGGAGCTGCCCACGAGGCTCTGTATCGAAGGGACCCAGtgctcagagaggaaggagaaaatgacaGAGGATGAAGATGGGCGCAGGTTCCCTGAGGACAAAAGAGCCGCACCCTTGAGCACAAGCATGCTGCTCCCAGTCAGGACCCTCTCCCTGGAACTGGAAAGAAAGGAGCAGCAGCTGATCTTACTGGGGATGGAGGACTCTCTGACTGCACGTGGAAAGAGGGGAAACGATGAAAAGGCCACAGGCGGGAGGGACCActagagagcaggagagagagggtctGGATGTCGAGGGAACTGACCAGCCGTGGAGAAGGGCTGAGCCCGGATCAAAGCCGAGGACTTACAGAGAATGGCCTGCAGCAGGACCGAGGCGAGCAGGACCAGCGTCAGGAAGATGACCGCAGCGCCGACGGTGAGACATCTCCCCAGAACCAGAGACCGACCTGTCTTGGGAGGAGGATCTGcggaaagaaaaggagaacatTTGTTGAAGGACCAGCAAACAGCAGGTTGGGCGCCAAGCTCCGAGCAGGCTTTGCGCAGGTTCTTGCCTCGAGGCCACAGGGAGACATTCTGTTTATCTACAGTGAAGTGCGCGTCGGGGACCTCGCTCTCGGCGCCCTTCATCCTGCACGCTCACCCTCGTGGCACAGATGCCCCTGGTCGGCTGCCTCCACAAGGACCTTTTATCTGGAGGAAATGGGAAGTGGGTGCCCCAGAGGTCACTGTGTCATCCCAAAGTTCCCCGTTTCTGGCTGAGACACCTCGCCTGGCCTAGACCACAGCACAGTCCTCTCCTTAAAGATCTGAGCTTTCAGGAAGAGGCCTTTGTCACCTTCTCTGGGGGTCTGTTACATGGACACTTTAACCATCTTGTCCTCAAGCTCTCCCATTTCTCTTATAAGATGACCTTCACCcatcagccagccagccagccattcaTCCCACAAATATAGATGGAGTGCCTTCTAGGTACCAGGGACCGCACAAGGACTGAGCCGCAGAGATGCATAGCTCACAGTCCTCCCACCGTCTGGTAGGAAAGACAGACTTGAGCAAATAATTTACAATACAGGGTGATGAGTATAACAGATGAATGTGCACAATTCAAAGGAAGTTCAGAAACTGGAATAATGGTTTTAAAGATTTCCAAGTTGAGGGATCAGCATATTCAAAACATAAGGGGCAGAAGATAGCATGGTGCTTCCGGCGAATCGTAAGGTTTTTGGTGCTGTTGGAGGATATAGTATATGacaggagcagggagggtatGAGCTAAGGAGGCATCTGGGGTCAGATCATAAAGATCCTCTCGGGTCACGTTAAGGAGCTTGAACTCTGGTCTGCGGGTGGCATGGAGCCAGTGAAACACTTCAGGCAGGAGAGAGACAAGGACAGGAACATTGAAGACAGATCACTCTGATCACAGTGAGGAGCATAGACCAGGGTAGAAGTAGGGAGTCCAGTAAGgagaccactgcaataaaataTTCTACTCTCTGTTATTAGGGCATCTTAGATGTTATAGTATCTCCTTATAAAATGAGGCTTGGAGATTCAAAATGGAAATGTAAGATTTGggttctcctctctgcttcctgcacCATGAGCATCTCAAACAAAGTGGAGTCTCAGCAACTCAGAACATGAATGTTCTTTCATTCAAAGGAGAGGCTTAGGGCAGAGAGGAGCTGATTTGGAGCTCAGTGGGCAACTTCTCATGCTTTAAAGAAGCATGAAAAGATGAAGTCTACTAAATCTGAGAAACCTGCTACATACCAGattctaaacaaatatttcttgaagataggaaagagaggaggggagagagacaggaagagacagaaggaaggagaaaaagaaggaagtcagTCCAGATAattggatggatagatagatgactggatatatAGATGGCTGGAAGATGGATTATTGgaagacagatgaatggatggttggatgaactgatggatggagggagggatggatggatggatgcatgggtgAACGGGTGGATGGAAGATGGCTGGGTGGATGGAAGATGGCTGGCTGGATGGAAGATGCTTGGTACCCAGTCGAATCCCAGAGTCATCTCAGTCCTTCTGCTCCAGGCTCTGGCCCCACACCCACATCCCAGCGCCTGGGCTGGAAAAGAACCCAAGTTCCTCAAAACTCTGGTAGAAAGAGCTCTTGGGGGTCCTGGTCTCCTCCAGGGTCATTTGAGGGAGAATAGCTACCACATAACACACGGGAATGTCTGACCCCTTCTGTCTGTTGGAAAGTTGACTTTCCCCAAACTTCTGCTGGTGTGCAGCATGAGTTGTTAGTGGAACGCCCACGTGCCCTCCCAGTGGTCTCACGAAAGGGCCCGGAAGCCTCACCAAGCTGGGGCTGGGCTTGGGAGGCATTTACTCTGAGTGAGAGGTAGATACCCTGCTGATCGCTGGACCAAAGGCTGATCCAGCTGAAGGAAGCTCAGCAAGAAGCAGCCAGAATCCTGCGGGCCCCTGGGGTTTCAGAGATGGTTTGTGTAAAAGTCCCGGCCAGGAGGGGTTTCGTTTCCCTCTTTGCAGGGAAGATGTGAGTCACGAGCCGTTTTCCTCTGGCCATGCTCATCTGCAGGTAACTCCTGAGCCGTCTCCCACGCACCCCTCTGGTGCCCCATCTGGCCCCCGGCCTGACAGCCTGGGAGGAGAAGAGACCCAGTGGGATGTGGGTGCCTCAGCCACGCTTTCTAGCCAGGAAGGTGGGCAGTTCTCCTGGACACTCAGGAGATGCCAGCTCTTCCAAACAGAGGAGGAACTTGGGGCCAAGTCTAGAGCGGTCAAAAATCACTGCTgtgatgaggaaaaggaaaggcagtGCTCAATTTTCTGTTTCCCCACTTGCCATGCCCCTGGGGTTCTAAGCCCTCCTCTGggcaaaagaggaagaaggaggcagtTTGGCCACTGTCTCCTTTCTGGCTGGGGCTCTCCTGCTTGGAGATGGACCATGAACACAGTCAATGGGAGTGGAAAAGAGACCCAGGCTGTTTGAAATGTCATCTCCTAGGAGTGGTGATTCGAGTCCCTCCGTTCAAGGCTTGGAAATGGAAACTAGAGTAGACAGCAAaccagggagagggggtggggaggacaggagggaTGGACAGGAAGGGAGAATGACTGTGAAATGAGAAAGGGGACGGCGACTACAGCTGTCAGGCTGATCCACAGGCTTCACAGGGGACTCCTGTGTATGATGTGATGCAGGATTTGACCAGCAGACCCTAGATAACTGACGGATTCCATGCCACCCTCTGGACGTGTGACCTGCAAGCAGAGGATACTGcagagaaaccaaaaagaaaggaatagcAGGTGGGACCATTCATCCATTTCTCTGGAATGCCTGCTCTGCCCCAGACACAAGGAGAAAGACAGTCATGGAGGCTGCCCGCAGAAATAGTGTTCCTTTTGGGGAAACATGGCATGCTGACCCTAGGGAGAAGGGAAGACTCTCCCAAGCCTGTAAAGGATGGAGGACACAGCAGGGggcctccccagctctcccctgaCCCTGCAAATGAGTTCTTCTTTTTTCGGACATTGTGGGAAGCCAGTGTTTCTCTGGCACCATGACAACAAGGAGGGACCTCAGTCAACAGACCGTTTGGTCTGGTGCCATCGTAAATCGTGTGGTGCGCATATGAGTGAGCATTCTGGCCGCGTGGAAGGATCGCTGTGTTCCAGGAAGGGGAGGCTGCTCTGAACCATCCAGATCAAAGAGTCCTTCTTTCCCGGGGCCTTAGTGGGAAGGGCAAATTCGCAGCAGGGAAGTAACAAAGGGCTCTTGGGAAAGGCATGCATAGTTTCTTTtggcatcttttatttctttgttaatgATATTCCTTACAGAAAAATTCCAggtaagtgaaatgaaaaaattatctaacatacagaaaaaaaaaacagctgtaCACATGCTTCATTCTTCTTAGCTGTCCacatgtgtatgcatatacatataaatctATATCCATAGCTGTAACCGACtataattgtgtatatatatcaaaaGGGACACCTACTGCAACTTTTCCCCAGCATCCTTCTCATCTCCATTCCTGATACCAAGAGTACCCTTTCTTTTGGGAAATTACGCCCCCTTCTCAACACCCACATTGCTTGGCTCAAAGCCAGCATCCGCAGATTGAGTTTTTATCACATCCCATTACTCTGACACTGAGtcttctgcctcctgcttccACTTTTAAGATCTCTTACGTtggacccacccagataatccgGGATAATTTCCCTATCTTAAAGCCATcggattagcaaccttaattccactGTGGCATATAATTTAATGTACTTCCAGGTTCTGGGATTAAGAGGTGGACATCTTTGtggccattattctgcctgccacactTCCTCAACATATTAAGTTAGGGCAGCCTTAATAGAACCATTCAGAAAGTTTGATATATATCTTTGGAGTTTGAGAGATATTGAGTTCTGATACTTGACACATGAATGAAAAGTCTAAGGCCTTTAGTagatgataataaataaatagtaagatgaataaactttatttatccaaacaatggaatattactcagcactaaaaagaaatgagctatcatgGTATtgtcagaaaaacagacacagaaattaacagaacagaattaagagcccagaaataaacccacacatatatgaaCAGTTCATTTATGACACAAGAGCGAAGAACATAACACgaagaaaggatagtctctcCAATAAAGGGTATTGGAacactggacagctacatgcaaaaaaagtgaaactagaccactatttacattatatataaaaatcaactcaaaatggattaaagacttggaTGTAAGACGTGAAaccataaaacccctagaagaaagcataaacAGTACATACTTTGACATCggtcttagcaatatctttcttGATATCTCACCTCAGGCAAAGGAAgcaaaggcaaaaacaaacaaatggaactacaCCGAACTaaaaagctcctgcacagcaaaggaaaccatttaaaaaatgaaaagacaaccaaccaaatgggagaagatagTTGCAAGTGACATATCTGAtcggggttaatatccaaaatatataaagaacttatacaactcaacaacaaggaaaacatgattaaaaatgggcagaggtgttgagtagacattttcccaaaggaaacattcaggtggccaacaggcacatgaaaagatgctcaaaagctctaatcatcagggaaatgcaaatcaaaaccacaatgagatatcaccttgtgcctattagaatggctattatcaaaaagacaagaaataacaagtgttgttaaagacatggagaaaagggaaccctagtacactgttggtgggaatgtaaattggtgcagccactatggaaaacagtattgagattctTCCAAAAATCAAGAACTATCACATGACCCAGCCATTcctcttctgggtatttatccaaagaatgtgaaaacactAGTTCAAAAATGTATGcacaacggatgactggataaagaagatgtggtatatttatacaatggaatactactcagccatagaaaccgacaacataacgccatttgcagcaacatggatacacctggagaatgtcattctaagtgaagtaagccagaaagagaaagaaaaataccatatgagatcactcatatatggaatctaaaaaaacaaacaaacaaaaaaaccaaacaaagcataaatacataacagaaatagactcacagacatagaatacaaacttgtggttgccaagggggcggagggtgggaagggatagatgggatttcaaaattgtagaatagataaacaagattatactgtatagcacagggaactatacacaagatcttgtggtagctcacagagaaaaaaatgtgacaatgaatatacgtatgttcatgtataactgaaaaattgtgctctacactggaatttgacacaacattgtaaaatgattataaatcaataaaaaatgttttaaaaagatgtatgcacccctatgttcattgcagcattatttatgataacCAAGATataaaaacaacccaagtgtttacatatatatatatgatggaatactactcaatcataaaaagatgaaacttgccatttgcaaccacatggatggacattgagggtgttatgctaagtgaaataagtcagatggagaaagataagTTCTATtcgatttcactcatatgtgaaatataaaaaaacaacaaaaaaatgaacaaaccaaattaaagaaaaacaaacatgtaggTACAGAAAACAGAGCAGTGTTTAccagaggggcagggccaggagggagggtgaAATGGGCAAAGGACGTCAACTACTTGGTGATGAATGGAAACtgaatttttggtggtgagcatgctgtCGTGTATGCAAAGGTAGAAATACAAGGTTGTGCACATGACACTTATATAATGTTATCTcagtaaaaaataacttttttttcaaaaatgaaagggaggaatataaaaataaaaatggaaggtaACACTAGAAGTAATTGAAAACCAAGAAATTCAAAAGAACAATTTGTCTGGGGgttcaaaaaataatgaaaaagaaaaagaaatgagctatcaagccataaaaggACATAgaggaattttaaatatatattactaagttaaagaagccaatCTGCAAAGGCTGTACCCTGCATggttccaactatatgatattctggaaaagacaaaactacagaCACAGTAAAAAGCTCAGTGGTTGCTAGGGTTTATGGGGGGGAGGGACGAATAGGTGAAGCAGAGAGGATTTTTAGGCAGTGAAACTGTCCCGTACAATACTGGAAtagtggatatatgtcattacacatttgtcaaaactcataaatGTACAAGAATGCGCACTAATGTGAGCTATGGACTTCAAGTGATCGTGATGTTGTCGATGTTGGCTCATCGATTGTAACAAAGcatcactctggtgggggatgttggtagtggaggaggctggggggacCCTCGGGGGGGAGGGAGCATGTGAGAAGTGCcatactttctgctcaattttactGTAAACgtgaaactgctcttaaaaagttCTGTTTTAAAAGAAGGGGGGAATCTAAGGCTGTAGCTCGCTACTGCTTGGGACAGCAGCGTGGGGAAGAATGACAGAAGGTAAAAGTGAAATCTGCTTTTCCAGAGTTTGGAGGGGAAACAAATGTGTGTTAATGGACCAGATCTACTCCCCACCCTTCACCACACCCTCACCCCATAGGAAACTACTCTTCATTGACTTAGAGGGACTGAGCGGATAAGGACCACCTGGATGAGTGCCTGATGGGTCCACAGGaaagcaggggctggggtgaggtCACACACAGAGAAAGGCCAGTGAGACACCTCCGGCAACACAGTCTCCCCCAGGCCTCCAAATGCACGTGGAGGAAAAGGAACGGACATTTACAACATGCTCCATCTAGAGGCGTGAGTACCAGATTTCAGCTGTTCCCACCAGGGAGGACCTTTCTGCCACCTGGAGCAAGGTAGTCTGGGTGCAGGCGGGGgcagagtgaaggagagagaaaggaggggaatgAGACAAGACCAAGCCCTCCCTCCACCATCTcatcctggggagggggagaaactCAAATCCGATCGGTATTTGCACTTTTGTGATTATCTGACTTGATCTGGGGGGTGAATGAATGTGATCAGAAAAGGTCTAACACCTGCCTGAGGTTCCACCGAGGTGTGAGGACGAACCAGAAAGGAAAGCAAGCTTGAAGGGCAAATGATGGGAAATCATAAGGATGCTTTCCAACTAGTCCAGCTCGTTCAGTAAACCGGTTACTAAGGCTAGTTAACTTTAGGAGTCCCCAAAGCCCTGGAGACCACAGACCCAACATGGGGCAAGAATCACAGCCTCTTCCATCCACCTGCGCCCCAGCCATTCTTCTCCGGCTCATACAAAACTTGAGCTACGATGGAGAGCTGCCGGTTACTG
This sequence is a window from Camelus ferus isolate YT-003-E chromosome 15, BCGSAC_Cfer_1.0, whole genome shotgun sequence. Protein-coding genes within it:
- the CD207 gene encoding C-type lectin domain family 4 member K isoform X1; translated protein: MNLKQARPSRARRMCPDLAERLSHRLDPPPKTGRSLVLGRCLTVGAAVIFLTLVLLASVLLQAILYPWFLGTISDVKTNAQVLESRVDNISALSSEVKRNRGGVEAAGVQVQMVNASLDHMRSQIRRLETGVKEANARIQTLTSSWEAADKLNAQIPGLQRDLDKASALNAKVQGLQGSLENISKLLKQQNDILQAASQGWKYFRGNFYYFSRISKTWYSAEQFCMSRNSHLTSVTSESEQEFLYKMAGGLLYWIGLTKAGSEGDWYWVDDTPFNKVQSARFWIPGEPNNTGNNEHCANIKQSSLRSWNDASCDNTFLFICKRPYIPSEP
- the CD207 gene encoding C-type lectin domain family 4 member K isoform X2, producing the protein MKGAESEVPDAHFTVDKQNVSLWPRDPPPKTGRSLVLGRCLTVGAAVIFLTLVLLASVLLQAILYPWFLGTISDVKTNAQVLESRVDNISALSSEVKRNRGGVEAAGVQVQMVNASLDHMRSQIRRLETGVKEANARIQTLTSSWEAADKLNAQIPGLQRDLDKASALNAKVQGLQGSLENISKLLKQQNDILQAASQGWKYFRGNFYYFSRISKTWYSAEQFCMSRNSHLTSVTSESEQEFLYKMAGGLLYWIGLTKAGSEGDWYWVDDTPFNKVQSARFWIPGEPNNTGNNEHCANIKQSSLRSWNDASCDNTFLFICKRPYIPSEP